In Actinoplanes derwentensis, the following proteins share a genomic window:
- a CDS encoding LamG-like jellyroll fold domain-containing protein, translating into MKILRLAALSALLTLPLLGAPASAAAEPTGPGLVARYNFDGGTSEGKINDLSGRGAALTLRGSNNGQVSILTEGAGRFAAFPAICAAAVSNCAKALLETPDRPDLDPGTRNFKWAASVRLTAGQLSGNANVMQKGVANAESQWKMQVTSKTGRAQCVLVARGSAQTFTATSARPVADGSWHRVACERANGSLAVAVDGVTTGRVTVPATVGVDNAMPMRVGGPNLAGSGDMYHGQIDDIYIQLG; encoded by the coding sequence ATGAAGATCCTCCGGCTCGCGGCCCTGTCCGCGCTCCTCACGCTTCCCCTCCTCGGCGCCCCCGCGTCCGCGGCCGCCGAGCCGACCGGACCGGGGCTCGTCGCCCGCTACAACTTCGACGGCGGCACCAGCGAGGGCAAGATCAACGACCTGTCCGGCCGCGGAGCCGCGCTCACCCTGCGCGGCTCCAACAACGGCCAGGTCAGCATCCTCACCGAAGGCGCCGGCCGGTTCGCCGCGTTCCCCGCCATCTGCGCCGCCGCCGTATCCAACTGCGCCAAGGCACTCTTGGAGACACCCGACCGCCCCGACCTCGACCCCGGCACCCGCAACTTCAAATGGGCCGCCAGCGTGCGACTCACCGCCGGCCAGCTCAGCGGCAACGCCAACGTGATGCAGAAAGGCGTCGCCAACGCTGAAAGTCAGTGGAAGATGCAGGTCACCAGCAAGACCGGCCGCGCCCAGTGTGTGCTGGTCGCCCGCGGCAGCGCCCAGACGTTCACCGCCACGTCGGCCCGCCCCGTCGCCGACGGTTCCTGGCACCGCGTCGCCTGCGAACGCGCCAACGGTTCCCTCGCCGTCGCCGTCGACGGCGTGACCACCGGCAGGGTGACGGTCCCCGCCACGGTCGGCGTCGACAACGCCATGCCGATGCGCGTCGGCGGCCCCAACCTGGCCGGCTCCGGCGACATGTACCACGGCCAGATCGACGACATCTACATCCAGCTCGGCTGA
- a CDS encoding cobalamin B12-binding domain-containing protein, translating into MTAHQVVTRIDDAVAGHYLALVADGDEQGAAAFVDGLLDDGVPAQRLIVDLIGATQIRVGELWAANEWSVAREHAATAAAERALATIAARTPAPASPAFPGRTRAPATVAAPPARGRITLACVDGEWHGLPARMLAELLRLDGWRVDYLGASVPGRHLITHLHQTGPDAVALSCMIPTRLPRAHAAITACRAAGVPVIAGGRGFGPGGRWAQPLGAQAWAATGEDAVTRLATDWPPPYVAGPLYSPAEPLSADEEYTHLTRRRPELITTSMQRLAASYPAAHHYDQSQAESTAEDLGHLVDFLAAALYVGEPTIFLDFTQWTTEVLRARDVPPNALRAGLRLIRDQLIDFPSSVNLLDTALTKIPQP; encoded by the coding sequence CCTGCTCGACGACGGCGTTCCCGCACAGCGGCTCATCGTCGACCTGATCGGCGCCACCCAGATCCGCGTCGGCGAGCTGTGGGCCGCCAACGAATGGTCGGTGGCCCGCGAACACGCCGCCACCGCCGCCGCCGAACGGGCCTTGGCCACCATCGCCGCCCGAACCCCCGCCCCCGCGTCCCCCGCTTTCCCCGGCCGGACCCGCGCCCCGGCCACCGTCGCCGCCCCACCCGCGCGCGGCCGGATCACCCTGGCCTGTGTGGACGGCGAATGGCACGGCCTACCTGCCCGGATGCTCGCCGAGTTGCTGCGCCTCGACGGCTGGCGCGTCGACTACCTGGGCGCCAGCGTCCCCGGCCGCCACCTGATCACCCACCTGCACCAGACCGGCCCCGACGCGGTGGCCCTGAGCTGCATGATCCCGACCCGGCTCCCCCGCGCGCACGCCGCCATCACCGCCTGCCGAGCCGCCGGAGTCCCGGTGATCGCCGGCGGCCGCGGTTTCGGCCCCGGCGGCCGCTGGGCGCAACCTCTGGGCGCCCAGGCGTGGGCCGCCACCGGCGAGGACGCGGTGACCCGCCTGGCCACCGACTGGCCACCGCCCTACGTCGCCGGCCCGCTGTACTCCCCGGCCGAGCCCCTGTCGGCCGACGAGGAATACACCCACCTGACCCGCCGCCGACCGGAACTGATCACCACATCGATGCAGCGCCTGGCAGCGTCCTACCCGGCGGCCCACCACTACGACCAATCCCAGGCCGAATCCACCGCCGAGGACCTGGGCCACCTGGTCGACTTCCTGGCCGCCGCCCTCTACGTGGGCGAGCCCACCATCTTCCTCGACTTCACCCAGTGGACCACCGAAGTCCTCCGGGCTCGCGACGTCCCCCCGAACGCCCTGCGAGCCGGCCTGCGCCTGATCCGGGACCAGTTGATCGACTTCCCGTCCTCGGTGAACCTGCTGGACACCGCCCTGACCAAGATCCCACAACCCTGA
- a CDS encoding DUF6401 family natural product biosynthesis protein, with protein MTNFAFAASVAAVRPAGAYLDEMMARVGVDGLTAAFAEPGLLALIDQHAAAVREALRTAGRRPDAAGLAAYARSLAAAAVRSGRPLPEPGAAPASVAGWASAGFPLLRVVAVCLIAVSSNELN; from the coding sequence ATGACGAACTTCGCCTTCGCCGCCTCTGTCGCCGCCGTCCGCCCCGCCGGGGCCTACCTCGACGAGATGATGGCCCGGGTCGGCGTCGACGGCCTGACCGCCGCGTTCGCCGAGCCGGGCCTGCTCGCCCTGATCGACCAGCACGCCGCGGCGGTGCGGGAGGCGCTCCGGACCGCCGGTCGCCGCCCCGACGCTGCCGGGCTCGCGGCGTACGCCCGCAGCCTCGCCGCCGCCGCGGTCCGCAGCGGACGGCCGCTGCCGGAGCCCGGTGCCGCTCCGGCGTCGGTCGCCGGGTGGGCGTCGGCCGGCTTCCCGCTGCTGCGCGTGGTGGCGGTCTGCCTGATCGCGGTGTCCTCTAACGAGCTAAATTGA
- the hrpA gene encoding ATP-dependent RNA helicase HrpA: MSITPAALRTQISELLPRDQRRLQRRLDSSRRIRDDDARAAALAEINAETERARSRLESRLASVPAVTYPEGLPVSARKDDIATAIRDHQVVVVAGETGSGKTTQIPKICIELGRGVRGQIGHTQPRRIAARTVAERIAEEMDRPLGSTVGYKVRFTDQVSDDTLIKVMTDGILLAEIQNDRMLSRYDTLIIDEAHERSLNIDFILGYLRDLLPRRPDLKLIITSATIETARFAEHFADAGGKPAPVIEVSGRTYPVEVRYRPLVTVTEDDTEEPQDVIDGIAAAVDELPRDGDILVFFSGEREIRDTADALNRKDLRGTEVVPLYGRLSAAEQHRVFERHSARRIVLATNVAETSLTVPGIKYVIDPGTARISRYSHRLKVQRLPIEPVSQASANQRKGRCGRTSDGICIRLYSEEDFEQRPEFTEPEILRTNLASVILQMTNLGLGDLQKFPFIDPPDQRNITDGIKLLEELGALESRKLTPMGRQLAQLPVDPRLARMVIEADRQECLAEVMVIAGALSIQDPRERPAEKQQLADEKHARFVDKESDFFSYLNLWRYLREKQQELSGNQFRRMCRSEYLNYLRIREWQDIYSQLKQVARTLDLHLKEDWEAGVASQPLHSALLAGLLSHIGMKDQEKREFIGARGAKFAIFPGSALFKKQPRWVMSAELVETSRLWGRVNARIEPEWAEKLAPHLVKSSYSEPHWDSKMGAVMAFEKVTLYGLPIVPRRRIGYGRVDPVVSRELFIQHALVEGDWETHHKFFTENKRLLERISETENRARRRDIAVDDETVFALYDAKIPADVVSARHFDSWWKKARHDAPDLLTFTREDLVNAGRDTVDPQAFPDAWISNGVRMPLSYTFEPNTPHDGVTATVPLELINKIDAEDFGWSVPGFRRDVVIALIRALPKQLRTAFVPVPDWAEAALDRVPVRRGPLPDAIGGELRRLTGTVVPRDAWRPDQVPDHLRVNFRIVNEAGETVAQGRDLEVLRRQLAPKVQATISKAAGNLERRGITANDFGVLPRRIAQVRGGYEVNVWPALVDETDSVAIRVFEDEASQRVAMAAGTRRLLLLTLPPAARFLQGRLDNRAKLELSRANPYKSIADLLDDCAGAAVDRLVAEAGGPVWSSIEFASLRDTVRQDLVDAVANLVTQVQAVLATAYDVDQRLRSLKDPQLLPALADIRQQLKGLVHVGFVTEAGWRQIHQMPRYLRGIVHRLDRVGGSLGRDRQLTTQIHEIESEYRELRTQAGRNGPAEEGLREIRWMIEELRINYFAQALGTAYPVSDKRIYKAMDSLPI, from the coding sequence ATGTCGATAACGCCTGCCGCCCTGCGCACCCAGATCTCCGAACTGCTGCCCCGCGATCAGCGGAGGCTTCAGCGCCGCCTCGACTCAAGCCGGAGGATCCGCGACGACGATGCGCGGGCCGCCGCGCTCGCCGAGATCAACGCCGAAACCGAGCGAGCCAGGTCCCGGCTGGAGAGCCGGCTGGCCTCGGTGCCCGCCGTGACGTACCCCGAGGGTCTGCCGGTCAGCGCCCGCAAGGACGACATCGCTACCGCGATCCGGGACCATCAGGTCGTGGTCGTCGCCGGGGAGACCGGGTCGGGCAAGACCACCCAGATCCCGAAGATCTGCATCGAACTGGGCCGGGGTGTCCGCGGTCAGATCGGGCACACCCAGCCGCGGCGGATCGCGGCCCGGACGGTGGCCGAGCGGATCGCCGAGGAGATGGACCGGCCGCTCGGGTCGACGGTCGGCTACAAGGTGCGGTTCACCGATCAGGTGAGCGACGACACCCTGATCAAGGTGATGACCGACGGCATCCTGCTCGCCGAGATCCAGAACGACCGGATGCTGTCCCGGTACGACACCCTGATCATCGACGAGGCGCACGAGCGCAGCCTCAACATCGACTTCATCCTCGGCTACCTGCGGGACCTGCTGCCGAGACGGCCCGACCTCAAGCTGATCATCACGTCGGCGACGATCGAGACGGCCCGGTTCGCCGAGCACTTCGCGGACGCGGGCGGCAAGCCGGCGCCGGTGATCGAGGTGTCCGGCCGGACCTATCCGGTGGAGGTCCGTTACCGGCCCCTGGTGACGGTGACCGAGGACGACACCGAGGAACCGCAGGACGTGATCGACGGCATCGCCGCCGCCGTCGACGAACTGCCCCGCGACGGCGACATCCTGGTGTTCTTCTCCGGCGAGCGGGAGATCCGGGACACCGCCGACGCGCTCAACCGCAAGGACCTGCGCGGCACCGAGGTCGTCCCGCTCTACGGCCGGTTGTCGGCGGCCGAACAGCACCGGGTCTTCGAACGGCACAGCGCGCGCCGGATCGTGCTGGCCACCAACGTCGCCGAGACGTCGCTGACGGTCCCTGGCATCAAGTACGTGATCGACCCCGGCACCGCCCGGATCAGCCGCTACAGCCATCGGCTCAAAGTGCAGCGCCTGCCGATCGAGCCGGTCTCACAAGCCAGTGCCAACCAGCGAAAAGGGCGTTGCGGCCGGACGTCGGACGGCATCTGCATCCGGCTCTACTCGGAGGAGGACTTCGAGCAGCGGCCCGAGTTCACCGAACCGGAGATCCTGCGCACCAACCTCGCCTCGGTGATCCTGCAGATGACCAACCTGGGGCTCGGTGACCTGCAGAAGTTCCCGTTCATCGACCCGCCGGACCAGCGCAACATCACCGACGGCATCAAGCTCCTGGAAGAACTCGGAGCCCTGGAGAGCCGAAAACTCACCCCGATGGGCCGGCAACTCGCCCAGCTCCCGGTCGACCCGCGGCTGGCCCGGATGGTGATCGAAGCCGACCGGCAGGAGTGCCTGGCCGAGGTGATGGTGATCGCCGGCGCGCTGTCCATTCAGGACCCGCGCGAGCGCCCCGCCGAGAAACAGCAGCTGGCCGACGAGAAACACGCCCGGTTCGTCGACAAGGAATCGGACTTCTTCAGCTATCTCAACCTGTGGCGCTATCTGCGGGAGAAACAGCAGGAACTGTCCGGCAACCAGTTCCGCCGGATGTGCCGCAGCGAATACCTGAACTATCTGCGAATCCGTGAGTGGCAGGACATCTACTCGCAGCTCAAGCAGGTCGCTCGTACCCTCGATCTGCATCTGAAGGAGGACTGGGAGGCCGGCGTCGCGTCGCAACCCCTGCACTCCGCCCTCCTCGCCGGCCTGCTCAGCCACATCGGCATGAAGGACCAGGAGAAACGCGAGTTCATCGGCGCACGGGGCGCCAAGTTCGCGATCTTCCCGGGTTCGGCGTTGTTCAAGAAGCAGCCCCGCTGGGTGATGTCGGCCGAACTGGTCGAGACGAGCCGCCTGTGGGGCCGGGTGAACGCCCGGATCGAACCGGAATGGGCGGAGAAACTCGCGCCGCATCTGGTGAAGAGCAGTTACAGCGAACCGCACTGGGACTCGAAGATGGGCGCCGTCATGGCGTTCGAGAAGGTCACCCTCTACGGCCTGCCGATCGTGCCGCGCCGCCGGATCGGATACGGCCGGGTCGATCCGGTGGTCTCCCGGGAACTGTTCATCCAGCACGCACTCGTCGAAGGCGACTGGGAGACGCACCACAAGTTCTTCACCGAGAACAAACGGCTCCTGGAACGGATCAGCGAGACCGAGAACCGGGCCCGGCGACGCGACATCGCGGTCGACGACGAGACCGTCTTCGCCCTGTACGACGCGAAGATCCCGGCCGACGTGGTGTCGGCGCGACATTTCGACAGCTGGTGGAAGAAGGCCCGGCACGATGCCCCCGACCTGCTGACCTTCACCCGCGAGGACCTGGTCAACGCGGGGCGGGACACCGTCGACCCGCAGGCGTTCCCGGACGCGTGGATCAGTAACGGCGTGCGGATGCCGCTCTCCTACACGTTCGAGCCGAACACGCCGCACGACGGGGTGACCGCGACCGTTCCGCTGGAACTCATCAACAAGATCGACGCGGAGGACTTCGGCTGGTCGGTGCCCGGGTTCCGCCGCGACGTGGTGATCGCCCTGATCCGGGCGCTGCCCAAACAGCTGCGTACCGCCTTCGTGCCGGTGCCGGACTGGGCCGAGGCCGCCCTCGACCGGGTTCCGGTGCGGCGTGGCCCGCTGCCCGACGCGATCGGCGGCGAACTGCGCCGGCTCACCGGGACCGTGGTACCCCGCGACGCGTGGCGGCCCGACCAGGTGCCGGACCACCTGCGGGTGAACTTCCGGATCGTCAACGAGGCCGGCGAGACCGTGGCCCAGGGCCGTGACCTCGAGGTGCTGCGCCGACAACTGGCGCCCAAGGTGCAGGCCACCATCTCGAAAGCGGCCGGCAACCTGGAACGGCGGGGCATCACCGCCAACGACTTCGGGGTGCTGCCACGCCGGATCGCCCAGGTGCGCGGCGGGTACGAGGTGAACGTCTGGCCCGCGCTCGTCGACGAGACCGACAGTGTGGCGATCCGGGTCTTCGAGGACGAGGCGTCCCAGCGGGTGGCGATGGCCGCCGGAACCCGCCGGTTGTTACTGCTCACGCTCCCGCCGGCGGCGCGGTTCCTGCAGGGGCGCCTGGACAACCGGGCCAAGCTGGAGCTGTCCCGGGCCAACCCGTACAAGTCGATCGCCGATCTGCTCGACGACTGCGCGGGTGCCGCCGTGGACCGGCTCGTCGCCGAAGCCGGGGGACCGGTGTGGTCGTCGATCGAGTTCGCGTCGTTGCGGGACACCGTGCGCCAGGACCTGGTCGACGCGGTCGCCAACCTGGTCACTCAGGTGCAGGCGGTGCTGGCCACCGCGTACGACGTCGATCAGCGTCTTCGTTCCCTCAAGGATCCGCAGCTTCTCCCGGCTCTGGCCGACATCCGGCAGCAGCTCAAGGGCCTGGTGCACGTCGGGTTCGTGACCGAGGCCGGGTGGCGGCAGATCCATCAGATGCCCCGTTACCTGCGCGGCATCGTGCACCGGCTGGACCGGGTCGGCGGCAGCCTCGGCCGGGACCGGCAGTTGACCACGCAGATTCACGAGATCGAGTCGGAGTACCGCGAACTGCGCACCCAGGCCGGCCGTAACGGGCCCGCCGAAGAGGGTCTGCGGGAGATCCGCTGGATGATCGAGGAGCTGCGGATCAACTACTTCGCGCAGGCGCTCGGGACCGCGTACCCGGTCTCCGACAAGCGCATATATAAGGCTATGGATTCGCTGCCGATCTGA